In Brachypodium distachyon strain Bd21 chromosome 2, Brachypodium_distachyon_v3.0, whole genome shotgun sequence, one genomic interval encodes:
- the LOC100835704 gene encoding uncharacterized protein LOC100835704: MEAGAAKGDGGAGACAASELPDPQDAVAAQTDGTPAVQPCEHFSLRGYVALVKKTDPKFCSLSQIFKGQQRFAEHHINSRPFSVPNFPRWDCSKCLDKEKMADQGATSRTVPMGKNVTSDGCSIKFVRSALVPTSVDFRSLFPCENTCTQQLSQGKNADRSTLLKSTTPEGNSKCNSPCGVAEANTSSPKKDLQRPCNNPDATANISDNASVDVMAIPEDSHIRASRDGNSMAIPSSPKFPEPTLKPNAEETIKTNEVPNVVCTTPNFPKPVSGQKGDQVCNSGHCEQAAPARNVRSMKKGKSTARVDGPVIKIGKKKRRKRKLSEIIKEDQAGGSGHGIGVDADLCEEDRSAHDDPSGNWVKNVPKKTRTEKKDTTTTSAQQGDGSIEISNLERNMQSTDDMSPTEAEHSTQRSISKVKTMSKRKMTSTANVQHDSVVLVSHQSVAGVSSKIANKSKHNGVDVVVEEPLLRDWTKNIPKKLRTGRKDSSRHKGFDASSGSKKNVLPATSTQQGDENVHTNNLERNLQNTDGICQIESENCTQRSLSKANSMSLSNRKIPSAVNAQQGNANAENGAILWRDDQCQMESGSSVQQRLSKVSLGKRGIQHVTTLDKKMPKKKKKQKQEAMHGKQAVMDDDIVELVARNQDERSLINETDSSQSKISEDEDCIIISVKDGPNNVSVLDTTSQQKLSAPEIYQNALQDHAAATTQATSMHPLELQIAGNINSAQEPRTHLSTEVVTIARTSPLLSQYRDQSSTEALANCWSHEESNKSMWDSFKKAPRDSSTPTCGAQFRTSIDAVGLTSASVVGASNNYYPFQEPVISAPGHSADRAVNQFQARTLQSTVSAMEAGSLYDRTNDGPSGFGPRETTPAAHLLRLTESSMLAESYRSQMEFQLRNFHNAHNQHIGSARASYGSNINGKVPLTLEDLSLHQLKQNMTRPLRPHAIVGVYNPSLQQEIANWPESSGTQPGYRIGVSNGITSFDMNRRENVEILNSGMFSARRNGLQLGSVSSSPGFSSARSSTAQPWTGGQGRVTNPLDSLVRQEFCSTNRNPADFTVISDDNEYMREDL, from the exons ATGGAAGCGGGTGCAGCAAAGGGCGATGGAGGTGCAGGAGCTTGTGCTGCTTCAGAACTACCTGATCCTCAGGATGCAGTAGCCGCTCAAACTGATGGCACGCCAGCAGTGCAGCCATGCGAGCATTTCTCGCTAAG AGGGTATGTTGCTCTTGTTAAGAAGACGGATCCAAAATTCTGCTCTCTATCTCAGATTTTTAAAGGCCAGCAACGATTTGCTGAACACCATATCAATTCGCGCCCATTTTCAGTACCAAACTTTCCACGATGGGATTGCTCAAAGTGCCTGGACAAGGAAAAAATGGCAGATCAAGGAGCAACATCTAGAACTGTTCCTATGGGGAAGAATGTTACAAGTGATGGTTGCTCTATTAAATTTGTTCGAAGTGCTTTAGTGCCTACTAGTGTTGATTTCAGAAGCTTATTTCCTTGCGAAAATACTTGCACACAACAATTATCTCAAGGGAAGAACGCTGATAGATCAACTCTTTTGAAGAGTACTACACCAGAAGGCAATTCCAAATGTAACTCACCTTGTGGAGTTGCTGAGGCGAATACCAGTTCACCCAAGAAAG ATTTACAGCGGCCATGCAATAACCCTGACGCAACTGCAAATATCTCAGATAATGCTTCTGTGGATGTCATGGCAATACCTGAAGATTCTCACATTAGAGCAAGCAGAGATGGAAACAGTATGGCAATACCATCCAGTCCAAAATTTCCTGAACCAACTTTAAAGCCGAATGCAGAAGAAACTATTAAAACCAATGAGGTTCCAAATGTTGTCTGCACTACTCCCAATTTTCCTAAACCAGTATCTGGGCAGAAAGGTGATCAGGTCTGCAATAGTGGTCATTGTGAACAAGCAGCTCCAGCCAGAAATGTTCGATCTATGAAGAAAGGCAAATCAACTGCCAGGGTTGATGGTCCAGTCATAAAAATAGGCAAGAAAAAGCGAAGAAAGCGTAAACTATCTGAAATCATAAAAGAAGACCAGGCAGGGGGTTCTGGACATGGGATAGGAGTTGATGCTGATCTCTGCGAGGAGGATCGAAGTGCACATGACGATCCTTCTGGGAACTGGGTGAAAAACGTCCCCAAGAAAACGAGGACGGAAAAGAAAGACACTACTACCACCAGTGCTCAGCAAGGTGATGGTAGTATTGAAATCAGTAATCTGGAGAGGAATATGCAGAGCACAGATGACATGAGCCCAACGGAAGCTGAGCATTCCACACAGAGGTCCATATCAAAGGTAAAAACCATGAGTAAGAGGAAAATGACTTCAACTGCCAATGTCCAGCATGATAGTGTTGTTCTGGTCAGCCACCAGTCGGTGGCAGGAGTCTCGTCAAAAATTGCTAATAAGTCAAAACACAACGGAGTTGATGTTGTCGTTGAGGAACCTTTACTTAGGGACTGGACGAAAAATATCCCTAAGAAGTTAAGAACTGGGAGAAAGGATTCTTCAAGACACAAGGGTTTTGATGCTTCTTCCGGTAGCAAGAAAAATGTGCTACCTGCTACCAGTACTCAGCAAGGTGATGAAAATGTTCACACCAATAATCTGGAGAGAAATTTGCAGAACACAGATGGCATTTGCCAAATTGAATCTGAGAACTGTACACAGAGGTCCTTGTCCAAGGCAAACAGCATGAGTTTGAGTAACAGGAAGATTCCTTCAGCTGTTAATGCCCAACAAGGGAATGCAAACGCTGAAAATGGAGCTATACTCTGGAGAGATGATCAATGCCAAATGGAATCTGGAAGCTCTGTGCAGCAGCGCCTGTCAAAG GTTTCGCTGGGTAAGCGTGGTATCCAACATGTGACTACCTTGGACAAGAAAATGCctaagaagaaaaagaaacaaaagcaaGAAGCGATGCATGGAAAACAGGCTGTAATGGATGATGACATTGTTGAACTGGTTGCGAGAAATCAGGATGAGAGATCACTGATAAATGAGACTGATTCTTCTCAATCCAAGATAAGTGAAGATGAAGACTGTATCATAATATCTGTCAAGGATGGTCCAAACAATGTGTCTGTGCTTGACACTACTTCCCAGCAGAAGCTTTCGGCACCAGAAATTTACCAGAATGCATTACAGGATCATGCAGCAGCCACCACACAGGCTACCAGTATGCATCCTCTTGAATTACAGATTGCTGGTAATATAAACTCTGCCCAGGAACCACGGACTCATTTGTCCACGGAAGTAGTCACTATCGCCAGAACCTCGCCATTATTATCGCAATATAGGGATCAGTCTAGTACTGAAGCACTAGCTAACTGCTGGAGCCACGAAGAATCAAACAAGTCGATGTGGGACTCTTTCAAGAAAGCTCCAAGGGACTCATCAACCCCAACATGTGGTGCTCAATTCAGAACTAGCATTGATGCAGTTGGCTTAACTTCTGCTTCTGTGGTGGGAGCTTCTAATAATTATTATCCGTTTCAGGAGCCAGTAATTTCAGCACCTGGTCACTCTGCAGATAGAGCAGTCAACCAGTTCCAGGCAAGAACTCTCCAAAGTACAGTGTCAGCCATGGAAGCTGGTAGCTTGTATGATCGAACAAATGATGGGCCATCAGGTTTTGGTCCAAGAGAAACAACACCTGCTGCTCATCTGCTGAGACTGACAGAGTCATCAATGTTAGCAGAGTCTTACAGGAGCCAGATGGAATTTCAACTTCGGAATTTCCACAATGCACATAATCAGCACATTGGATCAGCAAGGGCATCATATGGAAGTAACATAAATGGAAAGGTTCCGTTGACATTGGAAGATTTATCACTGCATCAGCTCAAGCAAAATATGACCAGACCGTTGCGCCCACATGCTATAGTTGGTGTGTACAATCCCTCACTGCAGCAGGAAATTGCAAACTGGCCAGAGAGCAGTGGGACACAGCCGGGTTACAGAATAGGGGTGTCCAATGGGATAACATCATTTGATATGAACAGAAGGGAAAATGTTGAGATCTTGAACTCCGGAATGTTTTCAGCAAGAAGGAATGGTCTGCAGTTGGGTTCTGTTAGTTCCAGTCCAGGATTTTCTTCAGCGAGGAGCAGTACAGCTCAACCTTGGACGGGAGGCCAAGGGAGAGTTACCAATCCCTTGGATAGCCTGGTAAGACAGGAATTCTGCTCGACCAACAGAAACCCAGCTGATTTCACTGTAATTAGCGATGATAATGAGTATATGAGGGAGGACCTATGA